A stretch of the Denticeps clupeoides chromosome 6, fDenClu1.1, whole genome shotgun sequence genome encodes the following:
- the LOC114792105 gene encoding V-set and immunoglobulin domain-containing protein 10-like 2 has translation MLIAYKQLVNNILFSPVILAFAFFICYLTENHHGTMFQHIVRLFFCCQSIILLPLLQGLEVKDNGEVVYRETSIEGVVEHAVTIECGSTLPNIYIWSFTKPGTDTIRAVVFNFGGGPKLQKLAETLGNLSVVGNSASLAISKLPVDAEGLYTCQALYDSPQGVRLYYYYVRLFVLVPVSKPYIVLSDASPVEGTSMWMLCALEEGTGPINYTWEQEGQDGAIRTLAQSNSSLFNIPWVARNLTGRYRCLAKNQVNQQWSDQTWIDIIFGPDIPHIDIIPNSITTQGYSVLEKETISFICQTSSNPPSNYVWIYNSSKVAVGPQYTINRILRSQTGSYTCQVQGTYFNASSKKTVSLDVYYPPEGFPICNIYPANNYNDLNLWCSWYGGFPEAMMYWSPFPPGKNGQGYSNATLIQLGPDTANNSVFVCYGSHAALNVSPNCSIQTLAVHRKEVIWD, from the exons ATGCTGATAGCTTACAAGCAGTTAGTTAATAATATCCTATTTTCCCCTGTTATTCTGGcatttgccttttttatttgttatttgacTGAAAATCATCATGGCACCATGTTTCAACATATTGtaagattatttttttgttgccaaAGTATTATTCTACTACCACTACTTCAAG GCTTGGAGGTCAAGGATAATGGTGAAGTGGTCTACAGAGAAACCAGCATAGAAGGTGTGGTTGAACATGCAGTAACCATCGAGTGTGGATCCACCCTCCCAAACATCTACATTTGGAGCTTCACTAAGCCAGGAACAGATACCATCCGGGCAGTTGTATTTAACTTTGGTGGAGGTCCCAAGCTCCAGAAACTAGCTGAAACGTTGGGCAATTTGAGCGTTGTTGGAAACAGTGCCTCTCTGGCCATCTCCAAGCTGCCTGTGGATGCAGAGGGGCTCTACACGTGTCAGGCTCTTTATGACAGCCCACAAGGAGTCCGactttattattactatgtGCGCCTGTTTGTTCTAG TGCCAGTGTCAAAACCATACATTGTTCTAAGTGATGCTTCTCCAGTAGAGGGAACGTCAATGTGGATGCTCTGTGCCCTGGAAGAAGGCACCGGACCCATTAACTACACCTGGGAGCAGGAGGGTCAGGATGGTGCAATCCGCACTCTGGCTCAAAGCAACAGCAGCCTCTTTAATATTCCCTGGGTAGCCCGTAACCTCACAGGAAGGTACAGGTGCCTGGCCAAGAACCAGGTCAACCAGCAATGGAGTGATCAGACCTGGATAGATATCATTT TTGGGCCAGACATTCCTCACATCGACATCATACCAAACTCTATCACCACTCAAGGCTATTCTGTCTTGGAGAAGGAAACCATTTCTTTTATATGCCAAACCTCCTCAAATCCACCCAGCAACTATGTCTGGATCTACAACAGTTCCAAGGTGGCAGTGGGACCACAGTATACCATCAACAGGATTCTGCGATCCCAAACAGGGTCTTATACGTGTCAGGTTCAGGGCACGTACTTTAATGCAAGCTCAAAGAAAACTGTCAGCCTTGACGTTTACT ATCCACCTGAGGGATTTCCAATATGTAACATATATCCTGCTAACAACTACAATGACCTGAATCTTTGGTGCTCATGGTATGGAGGATTCCCTGAAGCCATGATGTACTGGAGCCCTTTCCCTCCTGGGAAGAATGGTCAGGGATACTCCAATGCCACCCTCATCCAACTGGGCCCAGACACTGCAAACAATTCAGTTTTTGTCTGCTATGGTTCTCATGCTGCTCTAAATGTATCTCCAAACTGCAGCATTCAGACAT